A part of Ascochyta rabiei chromosome 3, complete sequence genomic DNA contains:
- a CDS encoding peroxisomal assembly protein — protein MEAPNGLHPVNPRKRRRRRRLDRPPTSARLLLDERLKGEVGVLSDDLFDDLFPGAKHDGADTPRHVAITPWLPSSVVASQTIPWTILPVRSAEKSDPSAARPHASLQIPTSALALHSFSQLLHTLAPNKTQRRDAPIQVRMHDVVPVGLDTVYVNLDTEALRKLDQVHAKFGGGFVSPSNGAGAAKGPKNRHLDVNGQAKTAHGIDGAVQENAWKAAVREALHSPTVLHTGDLLPLPLPAHPITHVPPPPAKITACEPVSQGLLLPSTRIVVLQSHRSSRTVLPPPVRQAPISNTFDDDSEAEDTSNDAFYTADERGDSRNASPPDEESTPSLDSDFSGSDAGDLSDESDDIISLSAPMLPPHSSGVLSSFTSATPRPGNYRTNGMATPGSVFSSFTATSTVRGAPSSKSKVFKAHGLLQSISDELVHPRPGSEDDEEARVFVDTNTLVKVGCFSGDWVKLEASEEPSGHPLWGLGSLGAAQEEENSNWRPVRVYGLPDNMTKKVARYPVHKSEGGERRMSISSFSGPASTSLPAYLSPILLANLGSPSHLRITPLVAPHMPGLPRTALQKPRLTSSSLPPSAREVTLLKVSTPLSSDRLLQPSLFAALKEHFEQKRRVVKTGDLIGVSIDESLGRAVFQTSTEDDVGSDELLSNARKTPNEDTAVESSNPKVVAWFKIGNVSSKTSQPREGEEPDIWGGAATVDAASTKMEMNGSEQGKTPATIDNAWQYYLGAKRAPVAASQKVMAMGELPKPYISPLRRRLRELMSVATSPRAIHLGLPPVAILITSTQRGIGKAAISTKACEDLGLHTFAIDAFDIVTEGGAGGGDVKTEGFLKARAERGLTCGAEFTALLIKHVDALTADRMNAALKEILADSRVLIATTTEIDKVPEGIRGLFTHELEMTAPDEGERQGILRSIIDDAGIRLSPEVDLGNVAVKTAALVAGDLVDVVDRALVSKRTRIEELAAAASKASSLAEAVTTRDIELAGGHFSNSITKADLDTAVDAARKNFADAIGAPKIPNVGWSDVGGLSHVKDAVMETIQLPLSRPELFAKGMKKRSGILFYGPPGTGKTLLAKAIATEFSLNFFSVKGPELLNMYIGESEANVRRVFQRARDARPCVVFFDELDSVAPKRGNQGDSGGVMDRIVSQLLAELDGMSDGGEGVFVIGATNRPDLLDQALLRPGRFDKMLYLGVSDTHEKQQTILEALSRKFTLHPDLSLARVSQGLPFTYTGADMYALCSDAMLKAITRQARAVDEKVAEYNKTHSPHITIAYFFDHLATEEDTAVMVTEQDFMDAHRELVPSVSADELRHYDRVRRTFEGAGKPDEKKKQPTITNGSATAAPSASSKGKGKAAAPPNEADDMVIRTENIDLNGNGNDTSGSSKGKGKAPTTSHASKSSIDIAEGGFGNAGDDDELYS, from the exons ATGGAAGCGCCGAATGGACTGCATCCGGTGAACCCGCGCAAGCGGAGGCGGAGAAGAAGACTCGACCGCCCACCGACTTCGGCGCGTCTGCTGCTCGACGAGCGCTTGAAGGGCGAGGTGGGCGTCCTGTCCGACGACCTGTTCGACGATCTGTTCCCGGGGGCGAAGCACGACG GCGCGGACACCCCCCGCCATGTCGCGATTACCCCATGGCTTCCAAGCTCCGTCGTTGCTTCCCAGACCATCCCCTGGACGATTCTCCCGGTGCGAAGCGCGGAGAAGAGCGATCCATCTGCTGCCCGCCCGCATGCGTCGCTGCAGATTCCCACCtccgccctcgccctccacTCCTTCTCCCAGCTTCTCCACACGCTGGCCCCGAACAAGACACAGCGGAGAGACGCGCCCATCCAAGTCCGCATGCACGACGTCGTGCCCGTCGGCCTGGACACCGTCTATGTGAACCTGGACACGGAAGCCCTGCGCAAGCTGGACCAAGTGCATGCCAAGTTCGGCGGAGGCTTCGTGAGCCCCTCCAACGGCGCCGGCGCAGCAAAGGGGCCCAAGAACCGCCATCTCGACGTCAATGGCCAGGCCAAGACGGCGCATGGGATAGACGGCGCGGTCCAGGAGAATGCGTGGAAGGCGGCTGTGCGAGAGGCTCTGCACTCGCCAACCGTGCTGCACACCGGCGACCTGCTGCCCTTGCCCCTGCCTGCGCATCCCATCACCCACGTCCCGCCCCCGCCAGCCAAGATCACCGCCTGTGAGCCTGTGTCGCAAGGCCTTCTGCTGCCGAGTACGCGCATCGTCGTGCTGCAGTCCCACCGCAGCTCCAGGACCGTGCTTCCACCCCCCGTAAGACAAGCGCCCATCTCGAACACCTTCGACGATGACAGCGAAGCAGAAGACACCTCCAATGACGCCTTCTACACCGCCGATGAGCGCGGCGATTCGCGCAATGCTAGCCCCCCAGACGAAGAATCCACGCCTAGCCTAGATTCGGATTTCTCGGGCTCAGATGCCGGTGATTTGTCGGACGAATCTGACGACATCATATCTTTGAGTGCGCCCATGCTGCCGCCACACTCTTCAGGCGTGCTCTCGTCGTTCACCTCCGCCACGCCCCGCCCAGGCAACTACCGCACAAATGGCATGGCAACGCCAGGCTCGGTCTTCTCTAGCTTCACCGCGACCAGCACCGTGCGAGGAGCGCCTTCGTCCAAGAGCAAGGTCTTCAAGGCCCACGGACTGCTGCAGAGCATCTCCGACGAGCTCGTGCATCCAAGACCTGGCAGCGAAGACGATGAAGAAGCCCGTGTGTTTGTCGATACAAACACACTTGTCAAAGTCGGATGTTTCTCTGGCGATTGGGTCAAGCTCGAAGCCTCGGAAGAGCCCTCGGGCCATCCCCTTTGGGGGCTTGGCTCATTGGGAGCTGCTCAAGAGGAAGAGAACTCGAATTGGCGCCCAGTCAGAGTCTACGGCCTACCCGACAACATGACGAAGAAGGTGGCCAGATACCCAGTACACAAGTCTGAAGGTGGCGAGCGCAGGATGAGCATATCGAGCTTTTCGGGCCCAGCGAGTACCTCACTACCAGCATACCTCTCCCCCATTCTGTTGGCGAATCTGGGAAGCCCCTCGCATCTTCGAATCACACCACTAGTCGCACCACACATGCCCGGTCTACCGCGGACAGCTCTGCAGAAGCCTCGTCTGACGAGCTCATCACTACCACCGTCTGCGAGAGAGGTTACTCTGCTCAAAGTATCAACGCCCCTATCTTCCGATCGCCTGCTCCAGCCAAGCTTGTTCGCTGCTCTGAAGGAACACTTTGAGCAGAAGAGACGTGTTGTCAAAACAGGCGATCTGATTGGTGTCTCCATCGACGAATCACTTGGGCGGGCTGTCTTCCAGACCTCCACCGAAGACGATGTTGGGAGTGACGAGCTGTTGTCCAACGCAAGAAAAACTCCCAACGAGGATACCGCGGTCGAGAGCTCAAACCCGAAAGTCGTAGCCTGGTTCAAAATCGGCAATGTCTCCTCCAAGACATCCCAACCCCGTGAAGGTGAAGAACCGGACATTTGGGGTGGTGCGGCCACAGTCGATGCTGCGAGCACGAAAATGGAGATGAACGGCAGCGAACAGGGCAAGACACCTGCAACCATCGACAATGCCTGGCAATACTACCTCGGCGCGAAGCGAGCGCCGGTCGCTGCGTCTCAGAAAGTGATGGCGATGGGTGAACTTCCTAAGCCGTACATTTCGCCCCTTCGTCGACGGTTGCGGGAGTTGATGTCCGTGGCCACCAGCCCGAGAGCCATTCATCTGGGGCTGCCTCCGGTAGCAATTCTCATCACATCAACTCAACGAGGCATTGGCAAGGCTGCTATATCTACCAAGGCCTGCGAAGACTTGGGTCTTCACACGTTTGCTATTGATGCTTTCGACATCGTCACTGAAGGGGGTGCAGGGGGAGGCGACGTCAAGACCGAGGGCTTCCTTAAGGCTAGGGCTGAGCGAGGTCTGACTTGCGGAGCGGAATTCACTGCGCTGCTCATCAAACATGTCGACGCCCTGACCGCTGACCGCATGAACGCGGCACTCAAGGAGATCTTGGCTGACTCCAGAGTGCTGATTGCCACAACGACGGAGATCGACAAGGTACCCGAGGGCATACGAGGTCTGTTCACCCACGAGTTGGAAATGACTGCACCCGACGAAGGCGAAAGACAAGGCATCCTGCGTAGTATCATCGATGATGCCGGTATTCGACTGTCTCCAGAAGTTGATCTTGGCAACGTTGCTGTCAAAACCGCTGCCTTGGTGGCTGGAGACCTCGTTGATGTGGTTGATAGAGCCCTTGTTTCGAAGCGCACCCGCATAGAAGAGcttgcagcagcagcaagcaAGGCCTCGTCATTAGCAGAAGCGGTAACTACCAGAGACATTGAACTCGCCGGCGGCCACTTTAGCAATAGCATCACAAAAGCCGACCTCGATACCGCTGTCGACGCCGCTAGGAAGAACTTCGCTGACGCGATTGGTGCGCCCAAGATCCCGAATGTCGGCTGGTCAGACGTCGGCGGCTTGTCCCACGTCAAAGACGCAGTCATGGAGACGATTCAACTACCGCTCTCTCGCCCTGAGCTTTTCGCCAAGGGCATGAAGAAGCGCAGCGGTATCCTCTTCTATGGACCTCCAGGCACCGGAAAAACACTTCTTGCAAAGGCCATCGCTACCGAGTTTTCACTCAACTTCTTCAGCGTCAAGGGTCCGGAGCTGCTGAACATGTACATTGGTGAGTCGGAGGCCAACGTCCGGCGTGTCTTCCAGCGTGCTCGCGATGCCAGGCCCTGCGTTGTGTTCTTTGACGAACTGGACTCGGTGGCACCGAAGCGTGGCAACCAGGGTGACAGCGGCGGTGTCATGGATCGCATTGTGAGTCAGCTGCTTGCTGAGCTCGATGGTATGAGCGATGGAGGCGAAGGCGTGTTTGTCATTGGCGCAACGAATCGTCCAGATCTGCTTGACCAAGCTCTCCTGCGTCCGGGGCGCTTCGATAAGATGCTGTACTTGGGGGTCAGTGACACGCATGAGAAACAGCAAACCATCCTGGAGGCGCTGAGCAGAAA GTTCACCCTTCACCCTGATCTGTCTCTTGCGCGCGTCTCGCAAGGCCTGCCATTCACTTACACGGGTGCTGACATGTACGCGCTCTGTTCCGATGCTATGCTCAAAGCCATCACGCGGCAAGCGCGCGCTGTCGACGAGAAGGTTGCAGAGTACAACAAGACGCACAGCCCACACATCACGATCGCATACTTTTTCGACCACCTGGCCACCGAGGAAGACACGGCCGTCATGGTCACTGAGCAGGACTTTATGGATGCGCATAGAGAGCTGGTGCCCAGTGTCAGTGCAGACGAACTTCGTCACTACGATAGAGTGCGCAGGACATTTGAAGGTGCAGGAAAGCCagacgagaagaagaaacAGCCAACCATCACAAATGGAAGCGCAACGGCCGCCCCTTCGGCCAGCAGCAAGGGCAAAGGAAAAGCGGCCGCGCCACCCAATGAGGCAGATGATATGGTCATTCGCACTGAAAATATCGATCTGAACGGGAATGGTAACGACACAAGTGGGAGCAGTaagggcaagggcaaagCTCCTACAACCAGCCACGCAAGCAAGAGCAGCATTGATATTGCAGAAGGAGGATTCGGCAATGCTGGAGATGATGATGAATTGTACTCTTAA
- a CDS encoding N-acetyltransferase 10, with the protein MPKKAIDSRIPALIRNGAQEKKRSFFVVVGDRQKDVIVNLYHILLNVDVKLNKSVLWAYKNKLLGFSSHRKKREKKIKSELKRGIRDIDTEDPFELFVSTQNIRYVYYKETEKILGNTYGMCILQDFEALTPNLLARTIETVEGGGLVILLLKGMNSLKQLYTMSMDIHSRYRTEAHSDVVARFNERFLLSLGKCDSCLVVDDELNVLPISGGKHVKQLAPPDPELEGKTPKAKELEEIKESLADTPPVGDLVKLAKTVDQAKALLTFVDAIAEKTLQSTVTLTAARGRGKSAALGVAIAAAIAHGYSNIFITSPSPENLKTLFEFVFKGFDALGYMEHQDYNILQSTHAEFNKAIVRVNVHRQHRQTIQYIQPQDANQLGQAELLVIDEAAAIPLPLVRKLMGPYLVFMASTINGYEGTGRSLSLKLINQLREQSRGRKTTGTSTVVDRATGKESKDGTEPSMAGRSLREITLSEPIRYAQGDSVERWMNDLLCLDATLPRSKLGTQGCPHPDECQLLHVNRDTLFSYNPAAEKFLQKMMALYVASHYKNTPNDLQLMSDAPAHQLFVLTAPAEDNKLPEPLCVIQVALEGQISRESVLSSLSRGQRAGGDLIPWIVSQQFQDENFASLSGARVVRIATNPDYVNMGYGSRALSLLVDFYDGKLASLSESAPSEVETMKRVSESELESASLQTDTIKVREASEMPPLFARLSELASPKLDYVGVSYGLTSQLHKFWKRQSFVPVYLRQTPNDLTGEHTCIMLRSLETTSSDGSWVAAFAKDFQKRFLSLLSYQFRSFPSVTSLSIEESASLGAKLDVELQATPITKAELDALFSPFDLKRLDSYANNMLDYHVILDMLPSIATLYFTGRLKSHVKMSGVQVALLLAIGLQRKEFSEVEKELNLSSSQLMAMFVKVVRKVATAFRGILEGAVRQELPEAMEVEDGDAPEAVADPRFKPLEKSLEEELQEGGDEFLADEEERERAKALIDALPLHRYEIGAGADEWEDAERSVAKAAKGGRVDNLTVAVKTGEKKRKAGEAVAEAYKEAEKGREKSEKKHKKAKSSRK; encoded by the exons ATGCCGAAGAAAGCCAT CGACTCCCGTATTCCGGCTTTGATCCGCAACGGTGCTCAG GAGAAGAAACGAAGCTTTTTCGTAGTCGTCGGTGACCGCCAGAAGGATGTCATCGTCAACCTCTACCATATCCTGCTAAACGTCGACGTGAAGCTGAACAAGTCGGTCCTCTGGGCGTACAAGAACAAATTGCTAGGGTTCTCGAGTCACCGCAAGAAGCGCGAGAAGAAGATCAAGAGCGAGCTCAAGCGCGGCATCCGCGACATCGATACCGAAGACCCGTTCGAACTGTTTGTCTCGACACAGAACATCCGCTATGTCTACTACAAGGAGACCGAGAAGATTCTGGGTAACACATACGGCATGTGCATCCTGCAGGACTTCGAAGCACTCACACCGAACTTGCTCGCGCGCACAATCGAGACGGTTGAGGGAGGAGGACTGGTGATCCTGCTGCTGAAGGGCATGAACAGCTTGAAGCAGCTCTACACAATGTCCATGGACATACACTCGCGGTACCGAACCGAAGCGCACAGCGACGTCGTCGCACGATTTAACGAACGATTCCTTCTCTCACTCGGAAAATGCGACAGCTGCTTGGTGGTGGACGACGAGCTGAACGTGCTGCCTATTTCAGGCGGGAAGCACGTTAAGCAGCTAGCGCCACCGGACCCAGAGCTTGAGGGCAAGACACCGAAGGCGAAGGAGCTGGAAGAGATCAAGGAATCGCTGGCAGATACGCCACCTGTAGGCGACCTTGTGAAGCTGGCCAAGACAGTGGACCAAGCAAAGGCGCTCCTCACGTTTGTGGATGCGATCGCAGAGAAGACGCTGCAGAGCACCGTGACTTTGACGGCAGCGCGTGGTCGCGGAAAGTCTGCGGCGTTGGGTGTGGCGATCGCAGCGGCGATTGCACACGGATACAGCAACATCTTCATCACGTCGCCAAGTCCCGAAAACCTGAAGACACTGTTCGAGTTCGTGTTCAAGGGCTTCGACGCGCTGGGATACATGGAACACCAGGACTACAACATCCTGCAGTCGACACATGCGGAGTTCAACAAGGCAATCGTTCGCGTCAACGTGCACCGACAGCACAGGCAAACAATCCAGTACATTCAGCCGCAAGACGCGAACCAGCTGGGTCAGGCTGAGCTGTTGGTCATCGATGAGGCAGCAGCTATTCCTCTGCCGCTAGTGCGCAAGCTGATGGGGCCCTACTTGGTGTTCATGGCCTCAACTATCAACGGTTACGAGGGTACCGGCCGCTCGCTCTCGCTCAAGCTCATCAACCAGCTTCGTGAGCAGTCAAGAGGACGCAAGACCACTGGCACATCAACCGTAGTCGACCGAGCGACAGGCAAGGAGAGCAAGGACGGGACGGAGCCTTCGATGGCTGGTCGCTCTCTGCGCGAAATCACACTCTCGGAACCCATTCGTTATGCTCAGGGCGATTCTGTAGAGCGATGGATGAACGACCTCCTCTGCCTTGATGCTACTCTGCCGCGATCGAAGCTGGGAACTCAGGGATGCCCGCATCCTGATGAGTGCCAGCTGCTCCACGTCAACCGGGATACCCTTTTCTCCTACAACCCAGCGGCCGAGAAGTTCCTGCAGAAGATGATGGCGCTTTACGTCGCCAGCCACTACAAAAACACGCCCAACGATCTTCAGCTCATGTCGGACGCCCCCGCCCATCAGCTCTTCGTCCTCACTGCTCCCGCAGAGGACAACAAGCTCCCCGAGCCTCTCTGCGTCATCCAGGTAGCACTCGAAGGTCAAATCAGCAGGGAAAGTGTTCTTAGCAGTCTGTCGCGCGGACAAAGAGCAGGCGGCGACCTCATTCCCTGGATCGTTTCCCAACAATTCCAGGACGAGAACTTTGCCTCTCTCTCTGGTGCGCGCGTTGTCCGCATAGCCACGAACCCGGACTATGTAAACATGGGCTACGGCTCGCGTGCTCTGTCCCTTCTGGTAGACTTCTACGACGGCAAGCTCGCTTCGCTGTCGGAGTCTGCGCCCAGCGAGGTAGAGACGATGAAGCGTGTCTCAGAGTCCGAGCTAGAATCTGCCAGCCTTCAAACAGACACTATCAAAGTCCGCGAAGCGTCTGAGATGCCGCCTCTCTTTGCCCGCTTGTCCGAACTCGCTTCCCCCAAGCTTGACTACGTAGGCGTAAGCTATGGGCTGACGAGCCAACTGCACAAGTTCTGGAAGCGCCAGTCCTTCGTCCCCGTTTACTTGAGGCAGACCCCCAACGATCTGACTGGGGAACACACATGCATCATGCTGCGCTCACTGGAAACCACGTCCTCGGACGGGTCATGGGTCGCGGCTTTTGCTAAGGATTTCCAGAAGCGCTTCCTTTCTCTGCTGTCCTACCAGTTCCGGTCCTTCCCCTCGGTTACCTCGCTCTCCATTGAAGAGTCTGCGTCTCTCGGCGCAAAGCTCGACGTTGAACTGCAAGCGACGCCGATCACAAAGGCAGAGCTGGACGCCCTATTCAGCCCCTTCGACTTGAAGAGACTGGACTCGTACGCAAACAACATGCTCGACTACCACGTCATTCTCGACATGCTGCCGTCCATTGCAACGCTCTACTTCACAGGGCGTCTCAAGTCGCACGTCAAGATGAGCGGAGTGCAAGTCGCGCTCCTCCTGGCCATCGGTCTCCAACGCAAAGAATTCAGTGAAGTTGAGAAGGAACTCAACCTCTCTTCTTCCCAACTGATGGCCATGTTCGTCAAGGTCGTCCGCAAAGTAGCGACGGCGTTCCGTGGGATCCTCGAGGGCGCCGTGAGGCAGGAGCTGCCGGAGGCTATGGAGGTTGAAGATGGCGACGCGCCCGAGGCTGTGGCGGACCCGCGCTTCAAGCCTCTGGAGAAGAGTCTGGAGGAAGAACTGCAGGAAGGTGGGGATGAGTTCCTCGCAGATGAGGAAGAGCGTGAGAGGGCAAAGGCGCTTATTGACGCGCTGCCTCTGCACAG GTACGAGATCGGCGCTGGAGCAGACGAGTGGGAAGATGCTGAGCGCTCGGTCGCCAAAGCGGCCAAGGGCGGCCGTGTCGACAACTTGACCGTGGCTGTCAAGACGGgtgagaagaagaggaaggctGGTGAAGCCGTGGCTGAAGCTTACAAGGAGGCTGAGAAGGGCCGAGAGAAGAGCGAAAAGAAGCACAAGAAGGCCAAGTCGAGCAGGAAGTAG